In the genome of Corynebacterium glucuronolyticum DSM 44120, the window ATTCTGCGCATCGCCCGCCGCCATGCGCACAACGATTACGATGCCTGGGACATCACGCAGGAGGCGCTGCTCAAGGCCAGCCAGCGCCTCCACAGGTTCCGGCGGGAGTGTTCCTTTTCCACCTGGCTGTATCGCCTCGTCGCCAACGCCAGCTACGATTTCTACCGCCCGCTCGTCGCCCGGGAGCTCCCGCTCATTGACGCAGACGCCGGCTACGAGCGGTGCCTGTCCTACCGTCACGTGGAGGCGTACGAGCCGCTCCTGTGGATCGGGGAGGCGCTCAACAAGCTGCCGGAGGATCAGCGGGAGGCCATCTTCATCACCGATATCCTCGGCTTCCCTGTCGACGAAGCCGCCGACCGCCTGGGCTGCGCGCCGGGCACCATCAAATCGCGTCGCGGCCGCGCCCGTGTGGAACTTCGCAAAATCCTCGGCCTCCAGACGGACGCGTCAGCGGCCGCGCAAGCGGTGGCATAAAGACACCCGTTAGACTGTTGGAGGTTACAAATAACCCGTAACAACGAAACCCGTAAAACCCGAAAAAGGAGTGCACGTACCGTGGCCGCTGATAACTTTGCTCTAAACATCCCGGGTATGTCCGGCGTGAACCTCGTCTCCGCCGGCGAATCCCAGGAGGAGACGGTCCACGAGGATGTCCACGATGTAATCATCATCGGCTCGGGCCCCGCCGGCTACACGGCGGCCGTCTACACCGCCCGCGCGGAGCTGAAACCCCTCGTCTTCGAGGGCATCGAGGCCGGTGGCCTGCTGGCCACCACCACGGAGGTGGAGAACTTCCCCGGCTTCCCGGAGGGTGTCGATGGCCCGGAGCTCATGGAGCAGATGCGTGACCAGGCGGAGCGCTTCGGCGCGGATCTCCGCATGGAGTACGTGGATAAGGTCGATCTCACCTCCAGCCCCAAGAAGGTCTACGTCGGCAGCGATGTCTACCAGGCCAAGACGATCATCCTCGCCACGGGTGCCGCCCCGCGTTACCTCGGCATCGAGGGGGAGGAGCGCCTCAAGGGCCACGGTGTCTCGGCGTGTGCCACCTGCGATGGTTTCTTCTTCAAGGATAAAAAGATCGCGGTCGTCGGCGGCGGCGATTCGGCGATGGAGGAGGCGACGTTCCTCGCCCGCTTCGGCTCCGAGGTGACGATCATCCACCGCCGCGATGAGTTCCGCGCCTCGGCGATCATGTTGGAGCGCGCCACGTCCAATGAGAAGATCCGTTTCATCACCAATGCCCAGGTCACCGAGGTCATCGGCGAGGACAAGGTGGAGGCCCTCAGGCTCACCGTCGCAGGGGAGGAGCAGACCATCCCCATGGACGCGATGTTCCTCGCCATCGGCCACCAGCCCAATTCGGGTTTCCTAAATGGCCAGGTAGACACGGATCCGAAGGGTTATGTCACGGTCCAGGAGCCCTCCACCCAGACCTCCGTCGAGGGTGTCTTCGCCGCCGGTGACCTCGTGGATTCCCATTACCAGCAGGCGATCACGGCGGCGGGTTCCGGCTGCCGCGCCGCCCTCGACGCTGAGCACTACCTACAGGCTCTCCAGTAGGCTTGGGCTCATGATTGAACTTACGGAAGCTACTTTCGATGAGGTCACCCTGACCTCCGACGTCCCGGTGCTTGTTGATTTCTGGGCCAGCTGGTGTGGCCCCTGCAAGAAGCTCACGCCGATCCTCGAGGACATCGCCGAGGAGGTCGGTGACAACGCAATCGTCGCCTCCGTCAACGTCGATGAGGAGCGCGGTCTTGCCGCCCAGCACCAGATCATGGCCGTCCCCACGGTGATGATCTTCGCGGGCGGCAAGAAGGTGGAGGAGTTTTCTGGTGTGCGTCCGGCGCAGCAGATTCTCGCCTTGCTGGAAAGCTACTAAGATAGGAGGGTGACTTTGTTAGAGAAGGGACGTGGTGGTGCTTAAAAAGCTTTCCGTCGGTGATCGTAGTCCGCGGGTGGCTGAGGTTCGTGCTACTCTCGCGCGCCTGGGGCGTAACGACGCCTTTTCGGCACCGTTGGCTGACGACTTCCGGGTGGAGGAGACGCTTTTCGACGAAGAGCTCTCCGAGCTCCTCTGTGCTTTCCAGCAGTCTCGCGGCATCTTAGCCACGGGCATGATCGATGAGCCCACCCTCCGCGCCCTCCGCGAGGCCTCCTACACGCTTGGCACCCGCGTGCTGAACTTCATCCCCGGCAAGCAAATGGTCGGCGACGATGTCGTCCAGCTGCAAACCCAACTCCAGGAGCTCGGCTTTTACACGGACAAGGTTGATGGCCATTACGACGATGTCACCTACGAGGCCGTGAAGACCTACCAGCTCAATTCGGGCCTGACCGAGGACGGCATCTGCGGCCCGGAAACCGTCCGCGCTTTAAGCCTCCTTGGCCACCACATCACCGGCGGTAACCCCCTGGCCATCCGCGAGCGCGAGCTCGTCCGCAACGCGGGCCCGCTCCTGTCCGGCAAGCGCGTCGTCATCGATCCGGGTCTCGGCGGCGAGAATAAGGGCCTGTCCACGGAGGGCAAGTTCGGTCTCATTACGGAGGAGGAGATCCTCTGGGATCTCGCCACCCGCATCGAGGGCCGGATGATCTCCGCCGGCATGGAAACCATCCTCTCCCGCCCGCGTGTCGACGACCCCTCGGAGACCAACCGTGCCGACGTCGCCAACGCCTTCAACGCCGACGTCACGATCAGCCTCCGCCTCGACCGCTACCACAATGCCAAGGCTCACGGCTGCGCCACTTTCTACTTCGGCTCCACCCACGGCGCCAGCTCGATGACGGGGGAGATGCTCTCCGGCTACATCCAGCGCGAGATCGTCGCCCGCACCGGCCTTGGCGATTGCCGCAACCACGCCCGCACCTGGGAACTCCTCCGCCTCACCAAGATGCCCACAGTCCAGGTCATGGCGGGCTACGTCACCAACCCCACGGACATGCAGATCCTCACGGATCCCGTCCAGCGCAACAAGATTGCCGAGGCCGTCGTCGTCGCCGTCAAGCGCCTCTACCTCCTCGATAATGACGACCAACCCACCGGCACCTTCACCTTCTCCAAGCTCCTGGAGCAGGAGGGCATCTGCTAGCTAGAGAGCGCCGCCACCACAAACGCGAGCCCGCCTAACACCACCACGCCATACCGGCGTGGGTGTTTGAGGATCTCCTTTTCCGTCTTCAGCTTCCGCAGCGGCCACCGCGCTTCCAGCAGCACAAACAGCCCCGCCGCCAGGGCACACACCGGGATGATGCTGGCCAGCACCCGCCCCGGTGCGGCGCTCACCACGGCAACAAGCCCGCACATGACGGTGAAATAGCAGGCCAGCGCCACCCAGTACTGCCCGTAGAAGTACCCTTGTCGCCCGAGCATCCGCACCGCGTCGTGGGTGGCGGGATCGCGGGAGAGCATCGTCGTCAGCACGGAGGCGGACAGTGGCAAGCACAGTCCCAGGGGCAGCGAGATGCTGTCCGGTGGCGCGAGGTGGATGAAGATCGCGGCGAAGAGGACAATCCCCACCCCGTTTACCCACACCCGCTGGTCAGCGATACCGGCCACAACAAAGTAGTTCCCGTATTGCGCGGTCGCCCACGGCGCGCGTCGTCCCAGCCGGGGTGGGGTAGTGGCGAGCCACGCGCCCACCGCCACCCCGCCGGCGAGCACCACGAGGAGCGGTACGAGCGGCAGCACGTTCGCCACACCGGCGATCACCGCCAGCACCGCAAACTGCGCCACCCACACGTGTTTCTGCGGGTGGAGCACCACCGCCCAGCAGGCGGCATACGTAAATACGGAGAAGATGACGGCGCCGTAGGTGTCCTGCCCCGCGTAGTGGTGCAGCACCACCTGTGGGATCCCGAATTCCACGAGGAACAGCACGGTCGCCACCAGCAGCGTGCAGCGCGCCAGCGCCCGGTCCGTGACGGGCCACACGCGGATCTGGTTGAGCCGCCCGTCCCGCGCCCACATGGCGGCGTTGGAGAAGGCCGTCAGCCCGGTGAGCAGCGCGGTGACTGTGAGCACCCCGGCTGCCCCGGCACCCTTCCCCAGGAGCCTTCCCAGCGGCACGGCGGCCATGCACAGCAGCAGCGTCAGCGCGATGAGCCTCCTGCTCATAAATTCCCCGGCAAGCGCCCGGCAGGCCGTTGCGTATTGCTTCATCGCAGCAGGTCCCCGAGTTCCTGGCGGGTGCCTGGCACCTCGTGGGGGCCCGTCACCTCACCGTCTGTCACAATGTAGAGGCAGTTGGCCAGTTCCTGCAGTGATTCGAACACGTGCGAGCTCATGAGTACTGCGGTACCCCGCTCCCGGGCCGCCTTCACCTCCTCGTAGAGGTATTCAGTGGCGAAGAAGTCCAGCGCATCCACGGGCTCATCTAATATGAGGCAGGGGAGTTCGACGGCGAACGCGGCGATGAGCCGCGCCTTCTTCGCGTTCCCGGAGCTCAGCTCCCCGAGCGGTGTGTCCAGGAAGTCGCGGAACTCAAAGCCGTCGATAAGCGTGTCCAGCCGGGGGAGTGACCGCACCCCGTACGCCCCGGCGACAAACCTCATGTACCTGCTAAACGTCCACTGTGCGAAGCTTCTGTCCTCGGTGAACACGGTGATCCGGTGCTTTTTAAACCGAGTGATGGTTGTCGCCTCCCCGTCGAGGCTCATCTTTTCCACCTGCGCCACGGGCAGCAGCCCGCTCAGTCCCTTGATGAGCGTCGATTTTCCCGCCCCGTTGACCCCCAATAACCCGGCGACGGCCCCGTCTTCCAGGGTCAGTGCCGGCACGCGGACGATGGGGTCTGCGTCTGTGTCGTATCCGAAGGTTCCGTTGGTGATGGTCAGCATGACCTATATGTTAAATCGCCGCCACCATATCGGCGAGCGCAGCGATGGACAGCACCCGGTCCCGCGGCGGGAGTTCGAGCCGGTAGAGGTCGGCCTCGCTGCCGCGGCGCAGGAGGCTAAACCCGGAGGATTCCAAAAAGTCGCCGCTGAAGAACCCGGCCACGGCCTGCTCCTCGGTGGGTTCCTCGTGTGCCCCAAAGGCCTCCAGTGCGGGCGAGCCCCCGAGCGTCACCTCCATAATGACGGAGTCCATGAGCACGGGTTCAATCCCGATCCCGGTAAACCCGGGGTCCACAAATATGCTGGTGGCAAGCTGCGCGTCGCCGGATACGGGCCCGGCATCGAGTCGCACCGCCCCGGGCGCAAGACTCGGGTGGCAGTAGAAGATCGCCGCCGGCCCGAACGTAAATCCGCAGCTCTCGGCGGTTGCCACCCACGCTTCCTTCTCAAATTCCCGCTGCCCGGATGTCAGGTCGCTCACATCGGGCGCGAGTTCCCAGTAGGTGGACAGGCGCGCGTAGACGGGGAGGGTGTGAAAATTCTCCGGGTCGATGGGCGCCAGTCGCATGCCTTAGTGCCCTTCGAGCAGCCCGATGATGCGCTCGAAGTCCTCCTTGCCGGAGAATTCGACCACGATCTTGCCCTTCTTCTTGCCCACATTCACCGTCACGCGGGTATCCAGCCCGTCAGACAGCCGGTGCGCGGCCTGCTCCGCGTAGGCGGGCAGCGGCACGGCTTCGCGCTTCTTCCGCTTCGGCTCCTCGCCGCCGCTATTGAGCAGCGTCACAGCCTCCTCGGTGGCGCGCACGGACAGCCCCTCGGCCACCACGCGCGTCGCCAGCGCCTCGGCCTGCCCCTTGTCCTTCAGTCCCAGGATCGCCCGTGCATGCCCGGAACTTATTACTCTCGCCGCAACTTTCCGCTGCACGCCGACGGGCAGTTGCAGCAGCCGGATGGTGTTGGTAATCACGGGTCGAGACCGCCCGATTTTCTCCGCCAGCTCGGCCTGCGTGACGTCGAATTCTTCCAGCAGTTGTTGGTACGCGGCCGCCTCTTCCAGCGGGTTGAGCTCCACGCGGTGGATGTTCTCCAGCAGTGCGTCGCGCAGCATGGACGAGTCGTCGGTTTCCCGCACAATCGCTGGGATGGTCCCCAGCCCGGCCTTCCGCGTCGCCCTCCAGCGCCGCTCGCCCATAATGATTTCGTAATGCTTCGCGCCTTCCCTGGGCCGCACCACGATCGGTTGCAGCAATCCGAATTCCTTGATGGAATGCGCGAGCTCTGCGAGTGCGTCGGGATCAAAATCCTCGCGCGGCTGTTGCGCGTTCGGGACGATGTCGTCCACGTCAATCTCGCGGTAGCTCGCCCCCAGCTCTTCGGCTTGTCGACGCTCCTGTGCCGCCTTTGCTTTCGCCATCCCGTCGGCAAACCCCCGCGGCGGTGTCCCGCCGCCCAGCAAAATATCTGCTGCCGAGTCACCCAGGTGCGGCTTCTCCTGTTGCCGCTCGGGAATTAGCGCTGCGAGCCCGCGCCCAAGCCCACCCTTCTTGGCGTTCTTGCTATTGTTCTTCTTCTGCTCGGTCATGTGTTAGCCCTCGTATCCTTCCATAGGGCCGCGCAGCGCCAGCTCCGCCGCCGCATCCATGTAGGCGGCCGCCCCCGGCGAGCCGGGGTCGTATTCGAGGACGGTCTGTGCATACCCGGGCGCCTCGCTGACCTTCACGGACCGTGGAATGATGTGGCTGAGCACGAGGTCGCCGAAGTGCCCGCGCACTTCCTCTTCCACCTGTGCGGACAGTTTGGTGCGCCCATCGTACATGGTCAGGACGATGCCGGAGATGTGCAGCTTGTAGTTGAGGTTCTCCCCGATCATCGTGATGTTATTGAGCAGCTGTCCCACACCCTCCAACGCGTAGTATTCGCACTGGATGGGCAGCAAAACCTCGGTCGCTGCGGTCATCGCGTTAATCGTCAACAAACCTAGCGAGGGCGGGCAGTCAATAAAGATGTAGTCGAATCCCTCGATCTTCTTGATCGCGTCGGCGAGTCGGTATTCGCGTCGGACGATAGACACGAGCTCGATCTCGGCACCGGCGAGGTCCAAGGTGGCAGGGATGCAGAACAGGTTCGACGTAAACGCCGCCGGGTACGTCGCCTCCGCAGGTTCGCAGTTGCCAATCAGCATCTCATAGCTAGACAGGGTCCCCGAGTAGTGTTCCACCCCGAGCGCCGTCGACGCATTCCCCTGCGGGTCCAGGTCGATGACGAGGACTTTCAGCCCGGCAAGCGCCAACCCCGCCGCCAGGTTAACAGTGGTCGTGGTCTTTCCCACGCCACCTTTTTGGTTGGCGACGGCGATGATCCGGGTCTCCTCCGGGGCAGGCAGTTTATCCGTATTTGAACTGCGGATTTGTGCGGCCCTCCTCGCGGCGTCGGCAATCGGCGTATCGCCAAACACATTATCGTCCATAGCCCTTTATGCTACCCGGACTAGTCTGACAATGATGGTCGGGTGGCTGAGCCCCTCGTTTTCCAAGGTAACAATCTCCGGTTTCCCGGCACCCTTGATCTTCCCGGAGTCCCGTTCAATCTCCTCGGCTGCGCTATCACCCTTCATGGCGAGCACCTCCCCGCCATCCTTCCTCACCAAAGGCAGCGACCACTTGGCGAGCTTCCACAGCGGCGCCACCGCCCGCGACGTCGCATAATCCATCTTGCCCACGGGCTTATCCTCGGCCCTCCCGCGCGCCACATGCACGTTCTCCAGCCCGAGCTTCTCCGCCACCTCCCGCAGGAAGACGCTCCGCTTCAGCAGCGGCTCCAGAAGCGTCACCTGCAGATCCGGCCTGGCAATTGCCAACGGCACTCCGGGCAGCCCCGCCCCGGATCCCACATCCACCACGGTTTTCCCCTCCGCATAGAGGGACTCCGTGAGGGCGCACGGCAGGATGTGCCGATCCCACAGCCGATCCTTCTCCCGCGGCCCCATGAATCCGCGCGTCAGCCCGTCGGTGGCGAGCAGGTCATAGTAGGCCCGCGCGAGGTCGGCACGGGCGCCAAACAGGTCGTCGATTAGCTTCTCAGTGGTCTCCATAGCGACACAAAGTCTACTACAGCGCACCCCACCAACCCCCTGGGCAAAACTTGCCCGGATCTTGCTGCACCAGATGCGTGCGAAAACCCCCTGCAGTCACACCTTTTACCCGGCTGCCCCACCCCAGGTACCCTAACTGCGTAATTACCCAGTATTTCACCCCAACTATCGAGTTAGCGATCCCAGCAACCCGGCTGATCCACCCCAGACACCCTAACCCCGTAATTACCCCGTATTTCACCGTAACTATCGAGTTAGCGTTCCCAGCAACCCGGCCGATCCACCCCAGACACCCTAACCCCGTAATTACCCCGTATTTCACCGTAACTATCGAGTTAGCGATCCCAGCAACCCGGCCGATC includes:
- a CDS encoding RNA polymerase sigma factor, encoding MGDFDLITLYLAGDSRAFSSLAQRYMPYILRIARRHAHNDYDAWDITQEALLKASQRLHRFRRECSFSTWLYRLVANASYDFYRPLVARELPLIDADAGYERCLSYRHVEAYEPLLWIGEALNKLPEDQREAIFITDILGFPVDEAADRLGCAPGTIKSRRGRARVELRKILGLQTDASAAAQAVA
- the trxB gene encoding thioredoxin-disulfide reductase encodes the protein MSGVNLVSAGESQEETVHEDVHDVIIIGSGPAGYTAAVYTARAELKPLVFEGIEAGGLLATTTEVENFPGFPEGVDGPELMEQMRDQAERFGADLRMEYVDKVDLTSSPKKVYVGSDVYQAKTIILATGAAPRYLGIEGEERLKGHGVSACATCDGFFFKDKKIAVVGGGDSAMEEATFLARFGSEVTIIHRRDEFRASAIMLERATSNEKIRFITNAQVTEVIGEDKVEALRLTVAGEEQTIPMDAMFLAIGHQPNSGFLNGQVDTDPKGYVTVQEPSTQTSVEGVFAAGDLVDSHYQQAITAAGSGCRAALDAEHYLQALQ
- the trxA gene encoding thioredoxin translates to MIELTEATFDEVTLTSDVPVLVDFWASWCGPCKKLTPILEDIAEEVGDNAIVASVNVDEERGLAAQHQIMAVPTVMIFAGGKKVEEFSGVRPAQQILALLESY
- a CDS encoding N-acetylmuramoyl-L-alanine amidase, yielding MLKKLSVGDRSPRVAEVRATLARLGRNDAFSAPLADDFRVEETLFDEELSELLCAFQQSRGILATGMIDEPTLRALREASYTLGTRVLNFIPGKQMVGDDVVQLQTQLQELGFYTDKVDGHYDDVTYEAVKTYQLNSGLTEDGICGPETVRALSLLGHHITGGNPLAIRERELVRNAGPLLSGKRVVIDPGLGGENKGLSTEGKFGLITEEEILWDLATRIEGRMISAGMETILSRPRVDDPSETNRADVANAFNADVTISLRLDRYHNAKAHGCATFYFGSTHGASSMTGEMLSGYIQREIVARTGLGDCRNHARTWELLRLTKMPTVQVMAGYVTNPTDMQILTDPVQRNKIAEAVVVAVKRLYLLDNDDQPTGTFTFSKLLEQEGIC
- a CDS encoding ATP-binding cassette domain-containing protein, whose protein sequence is MLTITNGTFGYDTDADPIVRVPALTLEDGAVAGLLGVNGAGKSTLIKGLSGLLPVAQVEKMSLDGEATTITRFKKHRITVFTEDRSFAQWTFSRYMRFVAGAYGVRSLPRLDTLIDGFEFRDFLDTPLGELSSGNAKKARLIAAFAVELPCLILDEPVDALDFFATEYLYEEVKAARERGTAVLMSSHVFESLQELANCLYIVTDGEVTGPHEVPGTRQELGDLLR
- a CDS encoding ParB/RepB/Spo0J family partition protein, encoding MTEQKKNNSKNAKKGGLGRGLAALIPERQQEKPHLGDSAADILLGGGTPPRGFADGMAKAKAAQERRQAEELGASYREIDVDDIVPNAQQPREDFDPDALAELAHSIKEFGLLQPIVVRPREGAKHYEIIMGERRWRATRKAGLGTIPAIVRETDDSSMLRDALLENIHRVELNPLEEAAAYQQLLEEFDVTQAELAEKIGRSRPVITNTIRLLQLPVGVQRKVAARVISSGHARAILGLKDKGQAEALATRVVAEGLSVRATEEAVTLLNSGGEEPKRKKREAVPLPAYAEQAAHRLSDGLDTRVTVNVGKKKGKIVVEFSGKEDFERIIGLLEGH
- a CDS encoding ParA family protein, producing MDDNVFGDTPIADAARRAAQIRSSNTDKLPAPEETRIIAVANQKGGVGKTTTTVNLAAGLALAGLKVLVIDLDPQGNASTALGVEHYSGTLSSYEMLIGNCEPAEATYPAAFTSNLFCIPATLDLAGAEIELVSIVRREYRLADAIKKIEGFDYIFIDCPPSLGLLTINAMTAATEVLLPIQCEYYALEGVGQLLNNITMIGENLNYKLHISGIVLTMYDGRTKLSAQVEEEVRGHFGDLVLSHIIPRSVKVSEAPGYAQTVLEYDPGSPGAAAYMDAAAELALRGPMEGYEG
- the rsmG gene encoding 16S rRNA (guanine(527)-N(7))-methyltransferase RsmG encodes the protein METTEKLIDDLFGARADLARAYYDLLATDGLTRGFMGPREKDRLWDRHILPCALTESLYAEGKTVVDVGSGAGLPGVPLAIARPDLQVTLLEPLLKRSVFLREVAEKLGLENVHVARGRAEDKPVGKMDYATSRAVAPLWKLAKWSLPLVRKDGGEVLAMKGDSAAEEIERDSGKIKGAGKPEIVTLENEGLSHPTIIVRLVRVA